The following proteins are co-located in the Apium graveolens cultivar Ventura chromosome 5, ASM990537v1, whole genome shotgun sequence genome:
- the LOC141724903 gene encoding ninja-family protein AFP3-like produces MRGKEAVVEEINEDIDLSLSLSLNGRFGVDPQRNRKLTGAPSHLINSHQRQEVQSLAPMDANRRSLHSSGSSTISYFQNQIIEAHGFPANICSADKNRAKGREFKKLSEMPHVYTTISGRKINGYLSKYNQEETRILCACHAFSMTPAEFIKHAGCGDVAFPERHITVKPVFGDGEVVNQHY; encoded by the exons ATGAGAGGAAAGGAGGCTGTAGTTGAAGAAATCAATGAAGACATTGATTTAAGTCTGAGTCTTTCTTTGAATGGAAGATTTGGTGTGGATCCACAGAGAAATCGTAAACTAACTGGTGCACCTTCTCATTTGATCAATTCTCACCAAAGACAAGAGGTACAGTCATTGGCGCCTATGGATGCTAACAGGAGGTCACTCCATTCCAGCGGCTCTTCAACAATTAGTTACTTCCAAAATCAAATCATTGAAG CCCATGGATTCCCTGCAAATATATGTTCAGCTGACAAAAACCGAGCTAAGGGGAGAGAGTTCAAGAAACTCTCAGAAATGCCACATGTTTATACTACCATCTCTGGCCGAAAGATAAATGGTTATCTGTCCAAGTACAACCAGGAGGAAACTCGTATCCTTTGTGCCTGCCATGCTTTTTCCATGACTCCAGCTGAGTTCATCAAACATGCAGGTTGTGGTGATGTTGCCTTTCCGGAGAGACACATCACAGTCAAGCCTGTTTTTGGTGATGGTGAAGTGGTCAATCAACATTATTAA